GAGGATCGGCTCCTCGCCGGCGCGGTCGATGCGCACGCCGCGGGCGCCGAGGGTGGTCACGCGGGTGGCGACGTGGGTCAGCATCTCCTCGTCGCCCCAGCCGGTCTTGGTCTCGATCAGCCCCTTCTCGTACTCGTTCGAGAAGAGGAACGCGGCGCCCTCGGTGAGGGTGCGGATGCCGTCGCCCTCCATGCGGGCGATCTGCTGCGAGAAGTCGGCGGCGAAGGGGATGCCGCGGGTGCGGCACTCCTCGGTGTGGCGCAGCATCGCCTCGGGGTCGTCGGCGCCGATGGAGACGAGATCGAGGCCGCCGACGCGGTCGGCGACGGTCTTCAGCTCGATGAGCCGGGCCTCGCTCATGGCGCCGGTGTAGAAGGAGCCGATCTGGTTGTGGTCGGCGTCGGTGGTGACGACGAAGCGCGCGGTGTGCAGCACTTCGGAGATGCGCACGGAGCCGGTGTCGACCCCGTGCCGGTCCAGCCAGTCGCGGTACTCGCCGAAGTCGGCGCCGGCCGCGCCGACGAGGATCGGCCGGGCGCCGAGCTGGCCCATGCCGAAGCAGATGTTGGGTCCGACTCCGCCGCGGCGCACGTCCAGTTTGTCGACGAGGAACGACAGCGAGACGGTGTGCAGTTGGTCGGCGACCAACTGATCGGAGAACCGACCGGGGAAGGTCATGAGATGGTCGGTCGCAATGGAGCCGGAAACGGCAATATGCACGGCGTACGCTCCTGTAGGCGGGGCAGGTAACGCGGGTAGTGCTCACGCTACCGGCTGAACACCGGCCTCCGGACGGGTTCGACCCGGCCAAAACTACCTGATAGTAGGTCTTACCACTCCTCGCCGCGGGTGCGTACGGTCGAGACATGCAGAAGGACTCGCGGGCCTCCGCCACCCCCCTCCCGTCGTCGGCCTTCCCGAGCGCAGCGCCGCTGGAGCTGGACGGCGGTCTCGCCGAGCTGCGCACCGACTGCGCCCGGATGGCGCCGCACTGGTCGGGCCACCCGCACAGCCCCGCGGGGCACGTGCCGGACACCCGGATCAGCGGTCTGGCGCGGATCATGGTGCCGTCGGCATCCGCGGACCTGCTCCGCGGCATGTCCGAGTACGGCGACTGACCCCGCCGCCCGGTCGGCTCCCCCCGGGGGGAACCGGATCCGCATGACCGGCGTCCCATCGGCATCCCCGACGAAGGAGCCGAACGGTGAGCACCGAGCACACCCCAGGTCCCGTGCCCGAGCCCGAGCCCGCGCACGCCCGCGCGGCCGGTCCTGACGGCCGGGACGCCGACGACGCGGGCGGCGCCGGCGAGCCCGGCCGCCCGGACGGCGGCAGGCGCCGCCCCGGCGTGCTGGTGGCGGCGGCCGTCGCCGCCGCGGTGATGCTGACCGGAGGCGGGGTCGCGTACCTGGTGGACCGGACGGACGACGGCGGCGGCGCCGGCTCCGACGGCGGCGAGCCGCCGCCGCTGCGGCTCGACGGGCTCTCCATGGAGGCCGCGGCGAGGGGCGGGAGCGCGCCGCTGCGGCTCGTCGGCGAGCTGCCGGAAGGTCCTGAGGAGGCGCCGGTGTTCGAGCCCGCGGGCCGGGTCGGGGCCGCCGACGTGGCGCGGCTCGCGGCGGCGCTGGGGATGGACGGCAAGCCCCGCGAGGAGGGCGGCGGCTGGCGCGTCGGCGTCTCGCGCGACGGGCAGGGGCCGCTGCTCCAGGTCCAGGCGGAGGCGCCGGGCGCCTGGACGTACCAGCAGTACGGCGGCACCGCCTGCGACCTCCCGCTGCCTGCGGAGCCGGACGGCGCCGGCCCGGACGCGGCGGTGACCTCC
The Streptomyces sp. CNQ-509 DNA segment above includes these coding regions:
- a CDS encoding carbohydrate kinase family protein — translated: MHIAVSGSIATDHLMTFPGRFSDQLVADQLHTVSLSFLVDKLDVRRGGVGPNICFGMGQLGARPILVGAAGADFGEYRDWLDRHGVDTGSVRISEVLHTARFVVTTDADHNQIGSFYTGAMSEARLIELKTVADRVGGLDLVSIGADDPEAMLRHTEECRTRGIPFAADFSQQIARMEGDGIRTLTEGAAFLFSNEYEKGLIETKTGWGDEEMLTHVATRVTTLGARGVRIDRAGEEPILVGCPEEERKADPTGVGDAFRAGFLSGLSWGVSMERAAQLGCMLATLVIETVGPQEYELRRSNFVARFTKVYGEEAAAEVQEHLPESVQD